A genomic region of Desulfomicrobium macestii contains the following coding sequences:
- a CDS encoding PAS domain S-box protein, which translates to MRCNKKDVSFAICLWAHALLVLFSLLVPVSGALAAPDKIVVADDRDYPPYMFLDASGSPKGILVDVWELWSRKTGIAVEFKLMEWSAALDAVREGKADAIGGMARTPEREEVFDLTSQITVIPSGIFFHDQLGGIKNVKDLAGFSVGIVGGDAARDVALSRYPELRFATFSGTRELVGAAISGEIKVFISDVPVARHYLAQHAGSAEFRQALELVSTQTVHGAVRKNNTELLGVIQGGFDQITESEIDAIMDEWSGHPVQAALPWSMIVLVFGILSSILVGVFLWNFLLRRRVQAKTAELAESVREAGERKEKYRLLVEHQTDLLVKVDLEGRFLYVSPAYCRTFGKSEAELLNSTFMPLIHADDVAATEEAMKALHVPPHTAYMEQRAMTVDGWRWFAWNDSAILGKTGEIEAIVGVGRDVTERKEAEELLRQSEERFAKAFHSSPAPLVISDIATGRFIDVNARWVEMLGYAKEDQIGRTSKEVGIWADTDLRDRAIAILRKEGSFKEFPIEFLTSTGSARSVLWSAEIIILQGREVMLSLLFDYTERRKAEEALRKSEKLYRSVIDNIHDVFYRTDAEGRLAMVSPSGARLLGYESTEEMLGRLNEEFWFEPEERRNFLQRIQAQGFVADFEVVLKRKDGEPVLVATSSGLYHDEQGAVLGVEGIFRDITERKRTEERLRQSEEKFSRLFKLSPDAISLSDPDSGLLVEVNDAYARLTGYRQDELVGRSALEIGLFVDPESRGRVIERLKRTGQISNMEIEFRRKDGAHVPCSVSGQFISLGMERYLLAVIRDVTEFKRMQEMMIQSEKMVSVGGIAAGVAHEINNPLGIIVQSAQNLVQRTRPDFHRNIEVAKSIGLDMAQLEKYMQERKILTFVQDMQDAALRAADIIRHMLDFSRRSESRRAVCSLPVIVDRALTLAQNDYDLKKSFDFKQIRIVKDYAADLVPVECTETELEQVFLNLLRNAAQAMIMGEFRSEDPKIVVRLSNAALGVRCEIEDNGAGMPAEVMRRIFEPFFTTKPTGIGTGLGLSVSYFIVTRGHGGKMWVESTPGIGTRFVIDLPASASLEQGPNLGRA; encoded by the coding sequence ATGCGCTGCAATAAAAAGGACGTAAGCTTCGCGATCTGTCTTTGGGCACACGCGCTTCTTGTCCTCTTCTCCCTGCTTGTTCCTGTCTCGGGCGCGCTGGCTGCTCCCGATAAAATTGTTGTGGCGGATGACAGGGATTACCCCCCGTACATGTTTCTCGATGCCTCGGGTAGTCCCAAGGGGATTCTGGTCGATGTCTGGGAACTGTGGAGCAGAAAGACCGGCATTGCCGTCGAATTTAAGCTCATGGAGTGGAGCGCCGCCCTGGACGCGGTCAGGGAAGGAAAGGCCGATGCGATTGGAGGGATGGCACGGACGCCGGAGCGTGAAGAGGTGTTCGACCTGACGTCGCAGATCACTGTCATTCCATCCGGCATATTCTTTCATGACCAGCTTGGGGGGATCAAGAACGTCAAGGATCTTGCCGGATTTTCGGTAGGGATCGTCGGCGGGGACGCTGCCCGGGACGTGGCCCTGTCCCGTTATCCGGAGTTGCGGTTCGCCACGTTTTCCGGGACGCGCGAGCTTGTCGGGGCGGCAATTTCAGGTGAGATCAAGGTGTTTATCTCGGACGTGCCGGTGGCGCGGCATTATCTGGCCCAACATGCGGGCAGCGCCGAGTTTCGTCAGGCCTTGGAACTGGTTTCGACACAGACCGTCCACGGGGCGGTGCGCAAGAACAATACCGAGCTTCTGGGCGTGATACAGGGCGGTTTCGATCAAATCACGGAGTCCGAAATTGATGCGATCATGGACGAATGGTCCGGTCATCCCGTTCAGGCAGCTTTGCCTTGGAGCATGATCGTCCTGGTGTTCGGAATTCTGAGCTCAATACTTGTGGGCGTTTTTCTGTGGAATTTCCTTCTGCGCAGACGGGTCCAGGCTAAAACGGCAGAGTTGGCGGAATCTGTGCGTGAGGCGGGTGAGAGAAAGGAAAAATACAGACTTCTTGTGGAGCATCAGACTGACCTGCTGGTCAAGGTCGATTTGGAGGGGCGCTTTCTTTACGTGAGCCCCGCGTATTGCCGAACCTTTGGTAAATCCGAGGCCGAGTTGCTGAATTCTACCTTCATGCCGCTCATTCATGCGGATGACGTGGCCGCCACCGAAGAGGCCATGAAGGCGCTGCATGTCCCGCCTCACACTGCCTACATGGAACAGCGCGCCATGACTGTCGACGGTTGGCGCTGGTTCGCATGGAACGATTCGGCCATTCTCGGGAAAACGGGAGAAATCGAGGCCATCGTCGGCGTTGGACGTGATGTCACCGAGCGCAAGGAAGCCGAGGAACTGCTGCGTCAGAGCGAGGAACGCTTCGCAAAGGCCTTTCATTCGAGTCCTGCGCCCTTGGTCATCTCCGATATCGCCACCGGCCGTTTCATCGACGTCAATGCCCGGTGGGTGGAGATGCTCGGCTATGCCAAGGAGGACCAGATCGGTCGAACCTCCAAGGAAGTCGGGATATGGGCGGACACGGACCTCAGGGACAGGGCCATTGCAATTCTGCGCAAGGAGGGATCCTTCAAGGAGTTTCCCATCGAGTTTCTGACCAGTACGGGCAGCGCGCGTTCCGTCCTCTGGTCCGCCGAGATTATCATTCTTCAGGGACGGGAGGTCATGCTCTCCCTGCTTTTCGACTATACCGAGCGCAGGAAGGCCGAAGAGGCCTTGCGCAAGAGCGAGAAGCTCTATCGCTCGGTCATCGACAATATTCATGACGTCTTCTATCGCACCGACGCCGAGGGTCGGCTCGCCATGGTCAGTCCGTCGGGGGCCCGCCTGCTGGGTTACGAAAGCACCGAGGAGATGCTCGGACGATTGAACGAGGAATTCTGGTTCGAACCCGAGGAACGTCGGAATTTTTTGCAGCGTATTCAAGCCCAGGGTTTTGTGGCCGACTTCGAGGTGGTCTTGAAGCGCAAGGACGGCGAGCCGGTGCTCGTGGCCACATCGAGCGGGCTTTACCACGACGAGCAGGGCGCCGTTCTTGGAGTCGAGGGGATTTTTCGCGACATCACCGAGCGCAAACGCACGGAGGAGCGGCTGCGTCAATCCGAGGAAAAATTTTCGCGTCTTTTCAAGCTCTCCCCTGACGCCATTTCGCTGTCGGACCCGGACAGCGGCCTGCTGGTTGAAGTCAATGACGCGTACGCACGGCTCACAGGATATCGCCAGGATGAGCTTGTGGGCAGGAGCGCCCTTGAGATCGGTCTGTTCGTCGATCCTGAAAGTCGCGGGCGGGTGATCGAACGGCTGAAGAGAACCGGCCAGATCAGCAATATGGAAATCGAATTCCGGCGCAAGGACGGCGCTCATGTGCCGTGCAGCGTTTCGGGCCAGTTCATAAGTCTCGGCATGGAACGCTATCTTCTGGCCGTGATACGGGATGTGACCGAGTTCAAGCGCATGCAGGAGATGATGATCCAGAGCGAGAAGATGGTCTCGGTGGGTGGCATCGCGGCCGGAGTCGCTCATGAGATCAACAATCCGCTGGGAATCATCGTGCAGAGCGCGCAGAATCTGGTGCAGCGCACACGTCCCGATTTTCACAGGAATATCGAAGTGGCCAAGAGCATCGGCCTGGATATGGCGCAACTTGAAAAATACATGCAGGAGCGCAAAATCCTGACATTTGTGCAGGACATGCAGGACGCTGCCTTGCGCGCGGCGGACATCATCCGGCACATGCTCGATTTCAGTCGACGCAGCGAATCCAGACGCGCGGTTTGCTCGCTGCCGGTCATAGTGGACCGGGCCCTGACCCTGGCGCAAAACGACTATGACCTGAAGAAGAGCTTCGATTTCAAACAAATCCGCATCGTCAAGGATTATGCCGCGGATCTTGTGCCGGTCGAGTGCACGGAGACGGAACTTGAGCAGGTCTTTTTGAATCTGCTGCGCAATGCGGCCCAGGCCATGATCATGGGCGAATTCCGATCCGAAGATCCGAAAATCGTGGTCCGGTTGTCGAACGCGGCCTTAGGCGTACGCTGCGAGATCGAGGACAACGGGGCGGGCATGCCCGCCGAGGTCATGCGCCGGATCTTCGAACCCTTCTTTACCACCAAGCCTACTGGCATCGGCACGGGTCTGGGGCTGTCCGTGTCCTACTTCATTGTGACTCGCGGGCACGGCGGAAAAATGTGGGTGGAGTCGACGCCCGGCATCGGTACCAGATTTGTCATCGATCTGCCCGCCAGCGCATCTCTGGAACAAGGCCCGAACCTCGGCCGGGCATGA
- the lon gene encoding endopeptidase La encodes MSEEKSFSPEKDELQGENSDTASADSSVQEAEIPTTMPLLAVRDIVVFNYMILPLFVGREKSVQAVDAALNGSRYIFISTQKDEGVDDPSPEDLYATGTVAMIMRMLKMPDGRLKVLVQGLTRARITEFVQHDPFDMVKIETIDELVVENPGPEEEALLRSVKEQSEKILTLRGIDAGEIMNVLNAVNEHGRLADLVASNLRMKSSEAQRILESHDPIERLNLVNSQLVKEVEVASMQAKIQSMAKEGMDKAQREYFLREQLKAIRRELGDKGGEGEEMEELRKTLNSLGLPKKVKKEADKQLSRLESMHPDSSEATILRTYIDWLIDLPWKKTSKDRLDIKEAGKILHEDHYNLEKVKERILEYLSVRKLNPSMKGPILCFVGPPGVGKTSLGKSIARSLGRKFVRMSLGGMRDEAEIRGHRRTYIGAMPGRIIQSMKDAGTINPVIMLDEIDKLGNDFRGDPSSALLEVLDPEQNNSFTDHYLNVPYDLSKVMFICTANMLDTIPSALLDRMEVIRIPGYTEQEKTIIARRYLLTRQIKENGLTSDTLIISDAVLAEIIRGYTREAGLRNLEREIGSICRKYARRVAEGKKGPFRVTTSALVKLLGQPKFMDEERESSMPPGVALGLAWTPYGGEILHIECSLLPGKGKLILTGKLGEVMKESAQAALSYARTKSASLQLADDFFDTHDIHIHVPAGATPKDGPSAGVTLVTALMSAISNEPVASDVAMTGEITLRGRVMPVGGIKEKILAAVSHGVKKVLIPARNAHDLDEIPKELRKRITVKTVETIDEIWPEVRSLKSE; translated from the coding sequence ATGAGCGAAGAAAAATCGTTTTCCCCGGAAAAAGACGAACTTCAGGGCGAAAATTCAGATACAGCCAGTGCCGACAGTTCCGTTCAGGAAGCGGAAATCCCTACCACCATGCCTCTTTTGGCGGTCAGGGACATTGTCGTCTTCAATTACATGATCCTGCCCCTGTTCGTCGGACGTGAAAAAAGCGTGCAGGCAGTGGACGCGGCGCTCAACGGCAGCCGCTACATCTTCATCAGCACGCAAAAGGACGAGGGCGTGGACGATCCCTCTCCCGAGGATCTTTACGCCACCGGCACCGTGGCCATGATCATGCGCATGCTCAAGATGCCCGACGGCCGACTCAAAGTCCTGGTCCAGGGCCTGACTCGCGCCAGAATCACCGAATTCGTGCAGCACGATCCCTTCGACATGGTCAAGATCGAGACCATCGACGAACTCGTGGTTGAAAATCCCGGCCCCGAAGAGGAAGCCTTGCTGCGTTCGGTCAAGGAACAGAGCGAAAAAATCCTGACCCTGCGCGGCATCGACGCCGGCGAGATCATGAACGTGCTCAACGCCGTGAACGAGCACGGCCGCCTGGCCGACCTGGTCGCATCCAACCTGCGCATGAAGTCCTCCGAGGCCCAGCGCATCCTGGAAAGCCATGACCCCATCGAACGGCTGAACCTGGTCAACTCCCAGCTGGTCAAGGAAGTGGAAGTGGCCTCCATGCAGGCCAAGATCCAGAGCATGGCCAAGGAAGGGATGGACAAGGCCCAGCGCGAATATTTCCTGCGCGAGCAGCTCAAAGCCATCCGCCGCGAGCTTGGCGACAAGGGCGGTGAAGGCGAGGAGATGGAAGAGCTCAGAAAAACACTGAACTCCCTTGGCCTGCCCAAGAAGGTAAAAAAAGAGGCCGACAAGCAGCTCTCGCGACTTGAGTCCATGCATCCCGACAGCTCGGAAGCGACCATCCTGCGAACCTATATCGACTGGCTCATCGACCTGCCCTGGAAAAAGACGTCCAAGGACCGGCTTGACATCAAGGAAGCGGGCAAGATCCTCCATGAGGACCACTACAACCTTGAAAAGGTCAAGGAGCGCATCCTCGAATACCTGAGCGTGCGCAAGCTCAATCCGTCCATGAAGGGCCCGATCCTGTGTTTCGTAGGCCCTCCCGGAGTCGGCAAGACGTCGCTTGGCAAGTCCATCGCCAGATCCCTCGGGAGAAAATTCGTGCGCATGTCGCTGGGCGGAATGCGTGATGAGGCCGAGATCCGAGGACACCGCCGCACCTACATCGGCGCCATGCCCGGCCGTATCATCCAGTCCATGAAGGACGCCGGAACGATCAATCCGGTCATCATGCTCGACGAAATCGACAAGCTCGGCAACGATTTCAGGGGCGATCCGTCCTCGGCGCTGCTGGAGGTGCTCGATCCGGAACAGAACAACTCCTTCACGGATCATTACCTCAACGTGCCCTACGATCTGTCGAAGGTCATGTTCATCTGCACGGCCAACATGCTCGATACCATCCCGTCGGCCCTTTTGGACCGCATGGAAGTGATCCGCATCCCCGGCTACACGGAACAGGAGAAGACCATCATCGCGCGGCGCTACCTCCTGACCAGACAGATCAAGGAAAACGGTCTCACGAGCGACACCCTGATCATCTCCGACGCGGTTCTGGCCGAAATCATCAGAGGCTACACGCGAGAGGCGGGCCTGCGCAACCTGGAGCGGGAGATCGGCTCCATCTGCCGCAAGTACGCGCGCCGGGTGGCCGAGGGCAAGAAGGGCCCGTTCCGCGTGACCACGTCGGCGCTCGTAAAGCTTCTGGGGCAGCCCAAATTCATGGATGAGGAGCGCGAAAGCTCCATGCCTCCCGGCGTGGCCCTGGGTCTGGCCTGGACGCCTTACGGCGGCGAGATCCTGCACATCGAGTGCAGCCTTTTGCCGGGCAAGGGCAAGCTCATCCTGACCGGAAAGCTCGGCGAGGTGATGAAGGAAAGCGCCCAGGCGGCTCTGAGCTATGCGCGCACCAAAAGCGCAAGTCTGCAGCTTGCCGATGACTTCTTCGACACGCACGACATTCACATCCACGTCCCGGCCGGAGCCACGCCCAAGGACGGACCGTCCGCCGGCGTGACCCTGGTCACGGCGCTCATGTCGGCCATCAGCAATGAACCGGTGGCCTCGGATGTGGCCATGACCGGCGAAATCACCCTGCGCGGACGGGTCATGCCGGTTGGCGGCATCAAGGAAAAAATCCTGGCGGCGGTCAGCCACGGGGTCAAGAAGGTGCTCATCCCGGCCCGAAACGCCCACGACCTGGACGAAATTCCCAAGGAACTCAGAAAACGCATCACGGTCAAAACCGTGGAAACCATCGACGAAATCTGGCCGGAAGTGCGCTCCCTGAAAAGCGAATGA
- the radC gene encoding RadC family protein: protein MKEDAAHSLGHRLRLRQRLDNDPRALSDYEVLELLLTYALPRKDTKPIAKEMISRFGSLGDALLADPGRIAEIPGLGEGAARFWRTLHECRARQACGAIARREKFSSPEQVRDMVCARLGHLTKEEFWVILVDNQNRLISFERVFRGTVDQTAAYPREILELALRHHAGGLILVHNHPGGNPVPSSQDKALTETIARLADDLGLRLLDHIVVTSETFSSFRAQGLL from the coding sequence GTGAAAGAGGACGCTGCCCACTCTCTGGGACACCGTCTGCGGCTGCGCCAACGCCTGGACAACGATCCCCGGGCCTTGTCCGATTATGAAGTGCTGGAATTGCTGCTGACCTATGCCCTGCCCCGCAAGGACACCAAGCCCATCGCCAAGGAGATGATCTCCCGTTTCGGGTCGCTTGGCGACGCGTTGCTCGCCGACCCCGGCCGCATCGCCGAAATCCCCGGCCTGGGCGAAGGCGCTGCCAGATTCTGGCGGACCCTGCACGAATGCCGCGCGCGCCAGGCATGCGGCGCGATAGCCCGCAGGGAAAAATTCTCGTCGCCGGAACAGGTTCGGGACATGGTCTGCGCCCGCCTTGGACATCTTACCAAGGAAGAATTCTGGGTCATCCTCGTCGACAACCAGAACAGGCTCATCTCCTTTGAACGCGTCTTTCGGGGCACCGTGGATCAAACCGCGGCCTACCCGCGCGAAATCCTCGAACTGGCCTTGCGCCACCATGCCGGCGGACTGATCCTGGTCCACAACCACCCCGGCGGAAACCCCGTCCCCTCATCGCAAGACAAGGCCCTGACCGAAACCATCGCCCGCCTGGCCGATGACCTCGGTTTGCGCCTGCTCGACCACATCGTCGTGACTTCCGAGACCTTTTCCAGCTTCCGCGCCCAGGGCCTGCTCTGA
- a CDS encoding DNA polymerase III subunit delta encodes MTRQGFSFLVCADPELLKDRVDELLEGQGFAVRTFWGDEDLPDRFWQTLTVPSMMGPPNAVVLRRAQDQNDEFWTRMGPLLAMARPSVWPMFCLEGEWKSGKSNVPKTVSKGRYWAAAQKRGWIWEHPGLSRATIGQELDRFAARHGLTYAHGVKKILAESLPLSTIALRNELEKILLLAGPEKSIQPEHLAALDAEEAFDLFAFLRSLQTPVGRQKAWDRLLNDPAMAGGDMVFPVSSLMLREARQLWQLLHGEDGKVQLYPSLKTEKKRLAQRLGPARIGRFWDIVLQADTDIKTGRLKPAQAMENLVKEAQRLW; translated from the coding sequence ATGACCAGACAGGGCTTCTCCTTTCTCGTCTGCGCGGACCCGGAACTTTTGAAGGACCGCGTGGACGAACTCCTGGAAGGCCAGGGTTTCGCCGTTCGAACCTTTTGGGGTGATGAAGATCTCCCGGATCGCTTCTGGCAGACCCTGACCGTTCCGTCCATGATGGGCCCGCCCAACGCCGTGGTCCTGCGCCGGGCCCAGGACCAGAACGACGAATTCTGGACCCGCATGGGCCCCCTTTTGGCCATGGCCAGACCCTCGGTCTGGCCCATGTTCTGCCTTGAGGGCGAGTGGAAATCCGGCAAGTCCAACGTACCGAAGACCGTGAGCAAGGGCAGATACTGGGCCGCCGCGCAAAAAAGGGGCTGGATCTGGGAACATCCCGGACTCTCCCGCGCCACCATCGGCCAGGAACTCGATCGTTTCGCCGCACGCCACGGACTGACCTACGCCCATGGCGTCAAGAAAATCCTGGCGGAATCCCTGCCGCTCAGCACCATCGCCCTGCGCAACGAGCTGGAAAAAATCCTGCTCCTGGCAGGCCCGGAAAAATCTATCCAGCCCGAACACCTCGCGGCCCTTGATGCCGAGGAGGCCTTTGATCTGTTCGCCTTTCTGCGTTCCCTGCAAACTCCCGTCGGCCGTCAGAAGGCCTGGGATCGACTCCTGAACGACCCGGCCATGGCCGGCGGAGACATGGTTTTTCCGGTCTCCTCGCTCATGCTGCGCGAAGCCCGCCAGCTCTGGCAGCTCCTGCACGGGGAAGACGGCAAGGTCCAACTCTACCCCAGCCTGAAGACGGAAAAAAAACGCCTGGCCCAGCGTCTGGGACCGGCGCGCATCGGCCGCTTCTGGGATATCGTACTGCAGGCCGACACGGACATCAAAACCGGAAGGCTTAAGCCCGCCCAGGCCATGGAGAACCTCGTCAAGGAAGCCCAGCGCCTGTGGTGA
- the lptE gene encoding LPS assembly lipoprotein LptE, whose product MWAVLCIALLLPACGYQLTARAPIQLPQDSTRLYLDKVTNPTTETWIEPMLRSSLRDELTRRGNVTWVSRDEAEATVNIDVRSYSTSDSLKGRDDVTLKSAASIQMVVTFFSTKTNALIWTSGPISASESFRGSSEIQSSSGTLQSTSAKREATQEAVDLAVRKVADQLGQKF is encoded by the coding sequence GTGTGGGCGGTGCTCTGCATCGCCCTGCTGCTGCCCGCATGCGGGTATCAGCTCACTGCCCGGGCTCCGATCCAGCTGCCCCAGGACAGCACGCGCCTCTATCTGGACAAGGTCACCAACCCGACCACCGAGACATGGATCGAGCCCATGCTCAGAAGCAGCCTGCGCGACGAACTGACCCGCCGCGGCAACGTGACATGGGTCAGCCGGGACGAGGCCGAGGCCACGGTCAACATCGACGTGCGATCCTACAGCACCTCCGACTCCCTGAAGGGCCGCGATGACGTGACCCTCAAGTCAGCGGCCAGCATTCAGATGGTGGTCACCTTTTTCAGCACCAAGACCAACGCCCTGATCTGGACCTCGGGTCCGATCTCGGCCTCTGAATCCTTTCGGGGCTCCAGCGAAATCCAGTCGAGCTCGGGCACCCTGCAGTCAACCAGCGCCAAGCGCGAAGCGACCCAGGAAGCCGTGGACCTCGCGGTGCGCAAAGTGGCCGACCAGCTGGGCCAGAAGTTCTGA
- the leuS gene encoding leucine--tRNA ligase: MRHYDFKQIEEKWQKAWEDQACFRTDMSRDGEKYYVLEMFPYPSGRIHMGHVRNYSIGDVVARYKRMQGFNVFHPMGWDAFGLPAENAAIKNNTHPAKWTYENIAYMRTQLKRLGYSYDWDREIATCHPGYYRFEQEFFLKFLEKGLVYRKNAPVNWCPSCHTVLANEQVEEGLCWRCDSEVQQKQLSQWFLRITDYAEELLADLDKLTEGWPERVLTMQRNWIGKSIGAEISFKVQGLDEQIPVFTTRPDTLFGATFMSLAPEHPLVQKLVAGTAQEAAVGEFVDRIAKMDRIVRTADDLEKEGVFTGRYCINPLNGREMPIYVANFVLMGYGTGAVMAVPAHDQRDFEFAAKYKLPVQVVINPKDMSLDPKTMTEAYSDPGIMTNSGQFDGMGNEEAKKAIVDMLAARDLGKPTVNYRLRDWNISRQRYWGAPIPVIYCDDCGIVPVPASQLPVELPLDVKVNADGRSPLPDCESFVNVACPTCGKPARRETDTMDTFVESSWYFARYTSARNETVAFDPAEVAYWMPVDQYIGGIEHAILHLLYSRFFVKALRDEGYLTHDEPFKNLLTQGMVLLHGSKMSKSKGNVVDPDEMIAKYGADTVRLFCLFAAPPEKDLEWNDKGIEGSSRFLNRLWRLVDELDDILSPVGTCVSVDGMLGEAAAELRRKEHDTVRRVERDIENKFQFNTAIAAMMELVNTLYATKDDLRGSKHGPRLLSSAISSLLVTLSPIAPHVCEEVWNRMGYTRTLAAEPWPTHDPEALKTNEVTVVLQVNGKLRGQITVAADATSEEIETQAMNDQNVSRHIEGKTIVKTIVIPGKLVNVVVR; encoded by the coding sequence ATGAGGCATTACGATTTCAAGCAGATCGAGGAAAAATGGCAAAAGGCATGGGAAGACCAGGCCTGTTTTCGAACCGACATGTCCCGGGACGGCGAAAAATACTATGTCCTGGAAATGTTTCCCTACCCCTCGGGACGCATCCACATGGGACATGTGCGCAACTATTCCATCGGCGACGTGGTCGCCCGCTACAAACGCATGCAGGGTTTCAACGTGTTCCACCCCATGGGCTGGGACGCCTTCGGCCTGCCTGCCGAGAACGCGGCCATCAAGAACAACACCCACCCCGCCAAGTGGACCTACGAAAACATCGCCTACATGCGCACCCAGCTCAAACGCCTGGGCTATTCCTACGACTGGGATCGGGAAATCGCGACGTGTCACCCCGGATACTACCGTTTCGAACAGGAATTCTTCCTCAAGTTCCTGGAAAAAGGGCTGGTTTACCGCAAGAACGCTCCGGTCAACTGGTGTCCGAGCTGCCACACGGTGCTGGCCAACGAGCAGGTCGAGGAAGGCCTGTGCTGGCGCTGCGATTCCGAAGTGCAGCAAAAACAGCTTTCGCAGTGGTTCTTGCGCATCACCGACTACGCCGAGGAGCTTCTGGCTGATCTGGACAAGCTGACCGAGGGCTGGCCAGAGCGCGTGCTGACCATGCAGCGCAACTGGATCGGCAAAAGCATCGGCGCCGAGATATCCTTCAAGGTCCAGGGCCTTGACGAACAGATCCCCGTATTCACGACCCGTCCCGACACGCTCTTCGGCGCGACGTTCATGAGCCTGGCTCCGGAACATCCGCTGGTGCAGAAACTCGTCGCCGGAACCGCTCAGGAAGCCGCTGTCGGCGAATTCGTGGACCGCATCGCCAAGATGGACCGCATCGTCCGCACCGCCGACGACCTGGAAAAGGAAGGCGTCTTCACCGGACGGTATTGCATCAATCCCCTGAACGGTCGTGAAATGCCCATCTACGTGGCCAACTTCGTGCTCATGGGCTACGGCACGGGCGCGGTCATGGCCGTCCCGGCTCACGACCAGCGCGATTTCGAATTCGCGGCCAAGTACAAGCTGCCCGTGCAGGTGGTCATAAATCCCAAGGACATGAGTCTTGATCCGAAGACCATGACCGAGGCCTATTCCGACCCCGGCATAATGACCAATTCGGGACAGTTCGACGGCATGGGCAACGAAGAGGCCAAGAAGGCCATCGTGGACATGCTCGCGGCCCGGGATCTGGGCAAGCCCACGGTCAATTATCGCCTGCGCGACTGGAACATTTCCCGCCAGCGCTACTGGGGCGCGCCCATCCCGGTCATCTATTGCGATGACTGCGGCATCGTGCCCGTGCCGGCAAGCCAGCTCCCGGTGGAACTGCCCCTGGACGTCAAGGTCAACGCCGACGGTCGCTCTCCCCTGCCGGATTGCGAAAGCTTTGTGAACGTCGCCTGCCCGACCTGCGGCAAGCCCGCCCGTCGCGAGACGGACACCATGGACACCTTCGTGGAGTCATCCTGGTATTTCGCCCGCTACACCTCGGCCCGCAACGAAACCGTGGCCTTCGATCCGGCGGAGGTCGCCTACTGGATGCCCGTGGACCAGTACATCGGCGGCATCGAGCACGCCATCCTGCATCTTTTGTATTCGCGCTTTTTCGTCAAGGCCCTGCGCGACGAAGGCTACCTCACCCACGACGAACCCTTCAAGAACCTGCTGACCCAGGGTATGGTCCTGCTGCACGGTTCCAAGATGTCCAAATCCAAGGGCAACGTGGTCGACCCCGACGAAATGATCGCCAAGTACGGAGCGGACACCGTTCGCCTGTTCTGCCTTTTCGCCGCTCCGCCGGAAAAGGATCTGGAATGGAACGACAAGGGCATCGAAGGCTCAAGCCGCTTTCTGAACCGCCTGTGGCGGCTGGTGGACGAACTCGATGACATCCTCTCCCCCGTCGGCACATGCGTGAGCGTGGACGGTATGCTCGGCGAGGCCGCGGCCGAGCTGCGCCGCAAGGAACACGACACCGTGCGCAGGGTGGAACGCGACATTGAAAACAAGTTCCAGTTCAACACGGCCATTGCCGCCATGATGGAGCTGGTCAACACCCTCTACGCGACCAAGGACGACCTGCGCGGAAGCAAGCACGGCCCGCGCCTTTTGTCATCGGCCATCTCTTCCCTGCTGGTGACCCTGTCACCCATCGCTCCGCACGTCTGCGAAGAGGTCTGGAACCGCATGGGATACACCAGGACCCTGGCCGCCGAACCCTGGCCCACGCACGACCCCGAAGCCCTCAAGACCAACGAGGTGACCGTGGTTCTGCAGGTCAACGGCAAGCTTCGCGGCCAGATAACGGTGGCGGCGGATGCGACCTCGGAAGAAATCGAGACTCAGGCCATGAACGATCAAAACGTCTCACGACACATCGAGGGCAAAACAATTGTCAAAACAATCGTCATTCCCGGAAAACTGGTCAACGTGGTTGTCAGGTAG
- the nusB gene encoding transcription antitermination factor NusB: MTHNRRHQRRFAFQVIYSLVFGREMSKDSLIKSFDNFWTEEEFDMERQDSYAWTLVEGVFDNYDSIDEIITKHSQHWKLNRIAKVELTILRLSLFEMLFCPDIPIKVAMNEAIELAKDFGDDNSKTFVNGVLDAAAKGAQRNEHKTIQSGNTES; this comes from the coding sequence GTGACTCACAACCGTCGGCATCAACGCCGCTTCGCCTTTCAGGTCATATATTCGCTGGTTTTCGGCCGGGAAATGTCCAAGGACTCCCTCATCAAGTCCTTCGACAATTTCTGGACCGAAGAGGAATTCGACATGGAGCGCCAGGATTCCTATGCCTGGACTCTGGTCGAAGGCGTGTTCGACAATTACGACAGCATCGACGAGATCATCACCAAGCACTCGCAGCACTGGAAATTGAACCGCATCGCCAAGGTCGAGCTGACCATCCTGCGGCTCTCCCTCTTCGAGATGCTCTTCTGCCCCGACATCCCCATCAAGGTGGCCATGAACGAAGCCATCGAACTGGCCAAGGATTTCGGGGACGACAACTCCAAGACCTTCGTCAACGGAGTGCTCGACGCCGCGGCCAAAGGTGCCCAGCGCAATGAACACAAGACAATTCAGTCCGGCAACACGGAATCTTGA